In Scatophagus argus isolate fScaArg1 chromosome 14, fScaArg1.pri, whole genome shotgun sequence, the following proteins share a genomic window:
- the zcchc10 gene encoding zinc finger CCHC domain-containing protein 10, protein MATPMHRIIARRQAEANKQNVRCQKCLEIGHWTYECTGKRKYVHRPSRTFEMKKRLKENENKLISISGPGSEGSSEKKVKKKTKESSDSSSDSDSSSSDSSSDSSDSSSSSSNDSDSSSDSDDDSSSSSSSSSSSSSSDSSDSGSSSDSDQGPPKKKKKKK, encoded by the exons ATGGCGACTCCCATGCACAGAATAATAGCCAGAAGGCAAGC ggaggcaaacaaacaaaacgtgCGTTGCCAGAAATGTTTGGAGATCGGACACTGGACCTACGAATGCACAGGGAAGCGGAAATATGTTCACAGGCCGTCAAGaacatttgaaatgaagaaGAGGCTCAAggagaatgaaaacaaactcatCAGTATTAGTGG accAGGAAGTGAAGGCTCAAGTGAGAAGAAAGTCAAGAAGAA GACTAAAGAGTCCAGCGACAGCAGCAGTGATTCAGACAGCTCCTCCAGTGACTCATCATCAGACAGCAGCgactcctccagctcctcttcaaATGACAgcgacagcagcagtgacagcgaCGATGacagctcttcctcctcctcttcttcctcctcctcttcatcgtcAGACAGCTCAGACTCAGGAAGCAGCAGCGATTCAGATCAAGGACctccaaagaagaagaaaaagaagaaataa